GACAAAAAAATTTAATTTTAGATGTAGTTTCTATTGAATTAGAAGGTAATACAATATTTGAAGATTTTCAAATAGATGCTATTTTAAGAAGGTATATAGGTAAAGATAGAGATATCTATGCACTCATAAATGAATTAGAAAATAAGTATATAGAAAAGGGATATGTTACCACAAAAGTCGGACTTAATACAGAAAAGTCTGATTTAGAAAATGGTAAGA
The sequence above is a segment of the Fusobacterium simiae genome. Coding sequences within it:
- a CDS encoding POTRA domain-containing protein, which produces MFKKLILIFLSIYSFSYAVDEIDIEKRRQQQQDFDDLIRSQDFNVPKNIDDNGQKNLILDVVSIELEGNTIFEDFQIDAILRRYIGKDRDIYALINELENKYIEKGYVTTKVGLNTEKSDLENGK